From one Catellatospora sp. IY07-71 genomic stretch:
- a CDS encoding NAD(P)H-dependent oxidoreductase subunit E, with amino-acid sequence MPDGMRPGRSALEELVAREGDTGVLDRLREAAPGGPVVADAVLPTAAAHGTISYFRDLSSPRGARHVRVCAGTACFLAGGGRHVTQVEQALGVTAGTCSADGSTSLQAVHCLGFCYGGPAALDGDTPLAGGDVADQLTGRAPRRAPPIPVRAAAGPVALRGLTATPGWRVWPRLAGQVDAAALILDEINRSGLRGRGGAGFPAARKWQAVGAQPAPRYVVANGDEGDPGSYADRLLMERSPDAVLEGLALAGLACGASRGFVYVRSEYPQALGSIRRAVEQARAAGHLGRAVHGTGIDFDVTVIEGAGSYVAGEETSLLRSMSGLRGSVRLRPPYPAEYGLFGRPTAVNNVETLAAVPRIVDTGGDAYARLGRAPETGTLVVCLNERFTRPGAYEVELGTPLREVVYHLGGGLAAGRHLRALQIGGPLGGFLAPDRLGLPLLASALDAAGVALGHGGIIAVDDSVTAAQLLDHLWRFYASESCGACTPCREGTRRGAADPAAASADTPLLDLMAAASLCPFGRGVPRAVRSLRQALGEDFG; translated from the coding sequence GTGCCTGACGGGATGCGGCCTGGCCGCAGTGCGCTGGAGGAACTGGTCGCGCGCGAGGGCGACACCGGCGTGCTGGACCGGCTGCGAGAAGCAGCGCCGGGCGGCCCGGTGGTGGCGGATGCCGTGCTACCCACCGCCGCCGCGCACGGAACCATCAGCTACTTCCGCGATCTGAGCAGCCCACGAGGGGCGCGGCACGTGCGCGTCTGCGCGGGCACCGCCTGCTTCCTCGCGGGCGGCGGCCGGCACGTCACCCAGGTCGAGCAGGCGCTCGGCGTGACCGCGGGCACGTGCAGCGCCGACGGCTCGACGTCTCTGCAGGCGGTGCACTGCCTGGGATTCTGCTACGGCGGCCCGGCGGCCCTCGACGGTGACACGCCCCTGGCCGGCGGCGACGTCGCCGACCAGCTGACCGGCCGGGCCCCGCGCCGGGCGCCCCCGATTCCGGTCCGGGCGGCGGCCGGCCCCGTGGCGCTGCGTGGGCTGACCGCCACACCCGGCTGGCGTGTCTGGCCGCGGCTGGCAGGCCAGGTCGACGCCGCCGCGCTGATCCTGGACGAGATCAACCGGTCGGGCCTGCGGGGGCGGGGCGGCGCGGGGTTTCCCGCCGCCCGCAAGTGGCAAGCCGTCGGCGCGCAACCGGCCCCACGGTACGTCGTGGCCAACGGCGACGAGGGCGACCCCGGCTCGTACGCCGACCGCCTGCTCATGGAGCGCAGCCCGGACGCGGTTCTGGAGGGCCTGGCCCTGGCGGGGCTGGCCTGCGGCGCGAGCCGCGGGTTCGTGTACGTGCGCTCGGAGTATCCGCAGGCGCTGGGCAGCATTCGCCGCGCGGTCGAGCAGGCCCGTGCGGCAGGGCACCTTGGGCGGGCGGTGCACGGCACGGGCATCGACTTCGACGTCACCGTGATCGAGGGAGCCGGGTCCTACGTGGCCGGCGAGGAGACGTCGCTGCTGCGCTCGATGAGCGGGCTGCGCGGCAGCGTGCGGCTGCGCCCGCCCTACCCGGCCGAGTATGGCCTGTTCGGACGCCCGACCGCGGTGAACAACGTGGAGACCCTCGCCGCCGTACCCAGGATCGTGGACACCGGCGGGGACGCCTACGCCCGGCTGGGCCGCGCCCCCGAGACCGGCACGCTGGTGGTCTGCCTCAACGAGCGCTTCACCCGGCCGGGCGCGTACGAGGTCGAGCTGGGCACGCCGCTGCGCGAGGTCGTGTACCACCTCGGCGGCGGCCTCGCGGCGGGCCGCCACCTGCGGGCCTTGCAGATCGGCGGGCCGCTGGGCGGCTTCCTGGCCCCCGACCGGCTCGGCCTGCCGCTGCTGGCCTCGGCGCTCGACGCCGCCGGGGTCGCGCTCGGCCACGGCGGCATCATCGCCGTCGACGACTCGGTGACCGCCGCGCAGCTGCTGGATCACCTGTGGCGGTTCTACGCGAGCGAGAGCTGCGGCGCGTGCACCCCGTGCCGCGAAGGCACCCGCCGCGGCGCCGCCGACCCGGCCGCCGCCTCGGCGGACACGCCGCTGCTGGACCTGATGGCGGCGGCGAGTCTGTGCCCCTTCGGCCGCGGCGTGCCACGCGCGGTGCGCAGCCTCCGCCAGGCGCTGGGCGAGGACTTCGGATGA